The following are encoded in a window of Paenibacillus polymyxa genomic DNA:
- a CDS encoding AraC family transcriptional regulator → MTTDQKNNVGLWNGDPVVIVRTPSAFAKQSLLYIQELGYFQKTSAFMMERKELASFLLVFTLSGKGELLYRGKKYIIKPQDLFFVNCEEYVQYSTSGHESWEFISLYLYGNLIENFYEQFAKHNKPVISMHNPHIILDKLHALICGQSDRSLSAELLTSRLIGEILTCILQHPYDHPCVNAETLSEVRRVQQYLDQSYCERITLDSLADMFELNKFNLAKNFKKQIGFSPIDYLINVRITAAQSWLKTSDMSIVDIARYVGIPNTSHFINLFKEHVGETPHSFRKKWGNRSKL, encoded by the coding sequence ATGACAACAGACCAAAAAAACAACGTGGGCCTCTGGAATGGCGATCCGGTCGTTATTGTACGCACTCCCTCCGCTTTTGCCAAGCAATCCCTTTTGTATATCCAGGAATTAGGCTACTTCCAAAAAACTTCTGCTTTTATGATGGAAAGGAAAGAACTTGCCTCTTTTTTGCTTGTCTTTACGTTGTCTGGTAAGGGAGAATTACTGTACCGGGGCAAGAAATATATCATAAAACCTCAAGATTTGTTCTTTGTTAATTGCGAGGAATATGTTCAATACAGCACCTCCGGTCATGAATCCTGGGAGTTTATCAGCCTGTACCTGTATGGCAATCTGATTGAAAATTTTTACGAACAATTTGCCAAGCATAATAAACCGGTCATTTCCATGCATAATCCGCATATTATATTGGATAAGCTCCATGCTCTGATTTGTGGGCAGTCTGACAGAAGTCTTTCCGCTGAGCTACTAACGTCCAGGCTCATTGGTGAAATACTAACGTGCATTTTGCAACATCCCTATGATCATCCGTGTGTGAATGCTGAAACCCTGAGCGAAGTACGTCGGGTACAGCAATATTTGGATCAGTCCTACTGTGAGCGAATAACACTGGACTCGCTGGCAGATATGTTTGAATTAAACAAGTTTAATCTGGCTAAAAATTTCAAAAAGCAGATCGGTTTCTCTCCGATTGATTATCTCATTAATGTCCGTATCACAGCCGCTCAAAGCTGGCTTAAAACCAGTGACATGTCCATTGTGGATATCGCAAGGTACGTAGGGATTCCCAATACGAGCCATTTTATTAACCTATTCAAGGAGCATGTAGGAGAAACACCTCATTCCTTCCGCAAAAAATGGGGGAACCGTTCAAAGTTGTAA
- a CDS encoding NAD(P)H-dependent oxidoreductase gives MSNTSAKKQEILDAFLFRHATKEFDPNRIIPEEDFQFILETGRLSPSSVGFEPWQFVVVQNQALREKLAAVSSGGQKQIPAASHVVLILARKDVRYDSPYVEYMYKEVKGMSEEDFASLPGRYKIFQGESQRLLENERTLFDWASKQTYIALGNMMTAAAQIGIDSCPIEGFNYDQVHAILEEEGLLENGLLDISVIAAFGYRAHEPKREKSRQPLEKVTRWVL, from the coding sequence ATGTCTAATACATCAGCTAAAAAACAGGAAATTCTGGACGCCTTTCTGTTCAGGCACGCCACGAAAGAATTCGATCCCAATCGCATCATACCGGAAGAGGATTTTCAGTTCATTCTCGAAACCGGACGACTTTCTCCAAGCTCCGTCGGTTTTGAACCATGGCAGTTTGTAGTTGTACAAAATCAGGCATTGAGAGAAAAGCTGGCTGCAGTTTCCAGCGGCGGTCAAAAGCAGATCCCTGCAGCTAGCCACGTCGTCCTGATTTTGGCGCGCAAGGATGTTCGTTATGATTCTCCTTACGTGGAGTATATGTATAAAGAGGTTAAAGGTATGTCTGAGGAGGACTTTGCCTCACTGCCAGGCCGCTATAAGATTTTCCAGGGTGAAAGTCAACGTCTGTTGGAAAACGAACGTACGTTATTTGACTGGGCTTCCAAGCAAACCTACATTGCCTTAGGCAATATGATGACAGCAGCGGCTCAGATCGGTATTGATTCCTGTCCAATTGAGGGCTTTAACTACGATCAGGTGCATGCCATTTTGGAGGAAGAAGGACTGCTGGAGAACGGGCTGCTCGATATTTCAGTCATTGCCGCCTTCGGTTATCGTGCTCATGAACCCAAGCGGGAAAAATCCAGACAACCACTGGAAAAGGTCACACGCTGGGTCCTGTAA
- a CDS encoding winged helix-turn-helix transcriptional regulator — MAQEMEHAVSVNFGCPVAKTVGVIGGKWKGVILYHLTTGPRRYNEIRRTLPNITQRMLTLQLRELERDGIVHREIYNENPPRVEYSLTPLGDTLRPLLDFMRDWGIFYGEQGCEPVTTTSKSGKHFC; from the coding sequence ATGGCACAGGAGATGGAACATGCAGTTAGCGTTAATTTTGGATGTCCGGTAGCGAAAACCGTCGGGGTTATAGGCGGCAAATGGAAGGGAGTCATCTTGTATCATTTGACCACAGGACCACGGCGCTATAACGAAATTCGACGGACCTTGCCTAATATTACACAACGGATGCTAACCTTGCAGTTGCGTGAATTGGAGCGAGATGGCATTGTGCACCGTGAAATTTATAATGAGAACCCACCGCGTGTGGAATACTCGCTTACCCCGTTAGGAGATACGTTAAGACCGTTGCTGGATTTTATGAGAGACTGGGGGATCTTCTATGGAGAACAGGGTTGCGAGCCTGTGACGACAACTTCCAAATCAGGCAAGCACTTTTGTTAA
- a CDS encoding amino acid ABC transporter ATP-binding protein, whose product MYPSLKGVSSLIQFRNVNKHYGHFHVLKDINLQIKEGEVVVIIGPSGSGKSTLLRCINRLETISDGELIVNEVPVHDKKIDINAFRRNIGMVFQHFNLYPHKKVIENIVLAPMKVLGISKEEATQTAITYLKRVGIEEKAQSYPAQLSGGQQQRVAIARGLAMNPKIMLFDEPTSALDPETIGEVLDVMRSLAHQGITMVIVTHEMGFAREVADRVIFMDKGQILEDSQPAEFFQNPGEERARLFLSRLIHH is encoded by the coding sequence ATGTATCCAAGTCTAAAAGGGGTGAGCTCTCTGATCCAGTTTCGCAATGTCAACAAGCATTATGGTCACTTCCATGTACTCAAAGACATCAATCTTCAAATTAAGGAGGGCGAGGTCGTCGTAATCATCGGTCCCTCCGGCTCGGGTAAAAGCACCCTGCTTCGCTGCATCAATCGTCTGGAAACGATATCGGATGGGGAGCTGATCGTTAACGAGGTCCCTGTACATGACAAAAAGATTGATATTAATGCCTTCCGCCGCAACATCGGGATGGTGTTCCAACATTTCAATCTGTATCCACACAAAAAGGTGATTGAAAACATTGTACTGGCACCTATGAAGGTACTGGGCATCTCGAAAGAAGAAGCTACTCAAACAGCCATCACCTATCTAAAGCGCGTCGGAATCGAAGAAAAGGCACAGAGCTACCCCGCCCAATTGTCCGGTGGACAGCAGCAGCGGGTCGCGATCGCCCGTGGGCTCGCGATGAATCCAAAAATTATGTTGTTCGACGAGCCTACTTCAGCTCTTGATCCCGAAACGATCGGAGAGGTACTGGATGTTATGCGCTCGCTCGCCCATCAGGGCATCACAATGGTCATTGTCACTCATGAAATGGGCTTTGCACGTGAAGTGGCGGACCGCGTGATTTTTATGGATAAAGGACAGATTTTGGAAGACAGCCAACCTGCCGAATTTTTTCAGAATCCGGGTGAGGAACGGGCTCGCCTGTTCCTGAGCCGTCTGATTCATCATTAA
- a CDS encoding TIGR02328 family protein, translating to MRLWHEHLIDKLPRPQLLGQHRECCALRGNGWGKPHAIVNYVFDYHPMLLVRYHRLIMDEMKSRGYNVDPLWEQPLYRGKQCEPWEAELGEELAGAGAYVEHDDEYMKECLDNLASKGILIEIEVT from the coding sequence TTGAGGCTTTGGCATGAACATTTAATCGACAAGTTACCCCGTCCGCAACTGCTGGGGCAACATCGTGAGTGCTGTGCCCTGCGCGGGAACGGGTGGGGCAAGCCACACGCCATCGTGAATTATGTGTTCGATTATCACCCCATGCTGCTGGTGCGCTATCATAGGCTCATTATGGACGAAATGAAAAGCAGAGGGTACAATGTTGATCCACTATGGGAACAGCCGTTGTATCGCGGTAAGCAGTGTGAGCCTTGGGAGGCGGAGCTGGGTGAGGAACTGGCAGGCGCGGGTGCATATGTGGAGCATGACGATGAGTATATGAAGGAATGCTTGGACAACCTGGCTTCCAAGGGTATTTTAATAGAGATTGAAGTGACCTAA
- a CDS encoding transporter substrate-binding domain-containing protein, translated as MRKRFQWSTLVLVALSCLLVLAGCGGKEGAATSGNEPAAANGLEAIKQRGKLVVGVKYDTKLFGLKDPASGKVEGFDIDIAKAVAKHIFGDETKLELKEVTSKTRITLLQNGDIDAIIATMTISDERKKQVDFSDVYFNAGQSLLVKKGSPITGLESLTPKTKVLAVKGSTSAKNIREKAPEATILEFENYQDAFNALKAGKGEALTTDNSILLGMQKQDPNYILVGGNFTEEPYGIAVKKGQPELLQAINDTIKELKSNGEYDKLHEQWLGVKPE; from the coding sequence ATGAGAAAAAGATTTCAATGGAGTACTTTGGTGCTGGTAGCTTTATCTTGTCTGCTCGTCTTGGCAGGCTGTGGAGGCAAAGAAGGAGCGGCAACGTCGGGGAATGAGCCGGCAGCAGCCAACGGGCTGGAAGCGATCAAACAGCGTGGCAAACTGGTCGTTGGTGTGAAATACGATACCAAGCTGTTCGGACTGAAAGACCCGGCTAGCGGAAAAGTAGAAGGCTTTGATATCGACATCGCTAAGGCTGTAGCCAAACATATTTTTGGCGATGAAACCAAACTTGAACTAAAAGAGGTCACGTCCAAAACACGAATCACCTTATTGCAAAACGGGGACATTGACGCCATTATCGCGACGATGACCATTTCGGATGAACGTAAAAAACAGGTTGATTTCAGCGACGTCTATTTTAACGCCGGGCAATCTCTGCTCGTGAAAAAGGGGAGCCCCATCACCGGGCTGGAATCTCTGACCCCAAAAACCAAGGTGCTCGCCGTGAAAGGCTCTACTTCCGCCAAAAATATCCGTGAAAAAGCTCCTGAAGCAACGATATTGGAATTCGAAAACTATCAGGATGCTTTCAACGCCCTCAAAGCAGGTAAAGGAGAAGCGTTAACTACCGATAACTCTATTCTGCTCGGCATGCAGAAGCAAGATCCGAATTATATTCTTGTAGGCGGGAACTTCACAGAGGAACCTTACGGCATTGCAGTGAAGAAGGGACAGCCTGAACTGCTGCAAGCCATTAATGATACGATCAAGGAACTGAAAAGCAACGGTGAATACGATAAGCTCCACGAGCAATGGCTTGGGGTTAAACCCGAATAG
- a CDS encoding amino acid ABC transporter permease, whose amino-acid sequence MLTFDINVLFDHSDRFREGLLHTVQASVIALIGSFILGAIIAILRIAPFKWLNWIGTVYVEVIRNIPLLIVVLFFYLGLPTLGIPLDGFVSGTLGLTVYTASFIAEAIRAGIQSVPKGQFEAARSSGLSYNQTMISIILPQAIKIVLPAIGNQFINLVKNSSVLAIVAGLDLMYYSDLINSDTFLPITVYAITALLYLILTVPLSFLVLYMERRLSKTS is encoded by the coding sequence ATGCTTACTTTTGATATCAACGTACTTTTTGATCATAGCGACCGTTTCAGAGAAGGCTTGCTTCATACCGTTCAAGCTAGTGTCATTGCCTTGATCGGAAGCTTTATTCTAGGGGCTATTATTGCCATCCTCCGAATTGCGCCTTTTAAATGGCTGAACTGGATCGGTACCGTCTATGTAGAGGTCATCCGCAATATCCCATTGCTGATCGTCGTACTGTTTTTTTATCTCGGGCTTCCCACTTTGGGCATCCCTTTGGACGGATTCGTATCTGGAACGCTTGGATTGACCGTATACACGGCCTCCTTTATTGCTGAAGCCATACGTGCCGGCATTCAATCTGTGCCCAAGGGGCAATTTGAAGCGGCAAGGTCCTCCGGGTTGAGTTACAACCAGACGATGATCAGCATTATTTTACCGCAAGCCATCAAAATTGTACTGCCTGCAATCGGCAACCAATTCATTAATCTGGTCAAAAACTCTTCCGTGCTGGCTATTGTGGCCGGACTGGACCTAATGTATTACTCGGACCTCATTAACTCGGATACCTTCCTGCCCATCACAGTCTACGCCATCACGGCGCTGTTGTATCTTATCTTGACGGTTCCGCTTAGCTTTCTTGTACTATATATGGAACGGCGTCTGTCCAAAACATCCTAA
- a CDS encoding DUF445 domain-containing protein, which yields MGKPKNTKTAAAWSLVILGAGFAATLPFQQYGWARLLAGAFEAGLVGGLADWFAVTALFRHPLGIPIPHTALLPKNRDKLTNALVSTVENNLLNKDSIASKIADIRLADLVLGGVEKGLRTPEAAASIDVLAKRLVQSLPLAELAPVIVAELKRQMTDFDAGPLLEALARQTSEKGYDRRALDYTLEQAESWLLRPETGYTLGTLGMQAVSGLQVSGLMQFALNAFLGYLNEERMGEMIRHFLLDQVAELQREEHPRRQAVLDGLRTQVTRLATKDTVQEGLNGWKDSLVEAWEGDASVLGKMEELRIRLLDYMEDGSYVQTYILPLLDRMLTDLRGNTELLDKINVRIVEGITGLVEANHSRIGNLVRENVDKMDNKSLIALMEDKLGQDLQWIRINGAVTGFLIGIVLTGIRMLIQ from the coding sequence ATGGGAAAACCAAAAAATACGAAAACCGCAGCGGCTTGGTCGCTCGTTATTCTAGGGGCAGGCTTTGCAGCCACATTGCCCTTCCAGCAATATGGCTGGGCTCGTTTGTTAGCCGGAGCTTTTGAGGCAGGACTTGTAGGGGGACTGGCAGACTGGTTCGCTGTCACTGCTTTGTTCCGTCATCCGCTAGGCATTCCGATACCACACACCGCGCTGCTTCCTAAAAATAGGGACAAGCTCACGAATGCATTGGTGAGTACGGTGGAAAATAACCTGCTAAACAAAGACAGCATCGCGTCTAAAATTGCAGATATCCGTTTGGCCGATTTGGTGCTGGGCGGTGTGGAAAAAGGATTGCGCACGCCGGAGGCGGCGGCATCCATAGATGTTCTTGCCAAGCGGCTTGTTCAGTCCCTCCCGCTCGCGGAATTGGCTCCGGTCATCGTGGCCGAGCTGAAGCGGCAGATGACTGACTTTGACGCCGGACCGCTGCTGGAGGCGCTTGCTCGTCAGACCAGCGAGAAGGGCTATGATCGCCGCGCACTGGATTACACGCTGGAGCAAGCCGAGTCCTGGCTTTTGCGACCCGAAACGGGTTATACGCTGGGCACCTTAGGGATGCAGGCTGTCAGTGGTTTGCAGGTGAGCGGGCTGATGCAGTTTGCTTTGAACGCATTCCTCGGCTATCTGAACGAAGAGCGTATGGGTGAAATGATTCGTCATTTCCTGCTGGATCAGGTAGCAGAACTACAAAGGGAAGAGCACCCGCGCCGTCAGGCTGTGCTGGATGGTCTGAGGACGCAGGTGACCCGATTGGCGACGAAAGATACGGTTCAGGAAGGGTTGAACGGCTGGAAGGATAGCCTTGTTGAAGCCTGGGAAGGCGATGCGTCAGTGCTGGGCAAAATGGAAGAACTGCGTATACGCTTATTGGACTACATGGAAGACGGAAGCTATGTGCAGACCTATATTTTACCGCTATTGGATCGGATGCTGACTGATTTAAGAGGGAATACCGAGCTGCTGGACAAGATCAATGTGCGAATTGTGGAAGGTATTACTGGACTGGTGGAAGCCAACCATAGTCGAATTGGTAACTTGGTACGCGAAAATGTAGACAAAATGGATAACAAATCCCTGATTGCACTGATGGAGGACAAACTGGGACAGGATTTGCAGTGGATACGTATTAATGGCGCAGTTACAGGCTTCCTGATCGGTATTGTGCTGACAGGTATCCGTATGCTAATCCAATAA
- a CDS encoding class D sortase → MLRLRKLSYVFIVLGLLFILFPKATEWNEDREQSKLLKTAELPTGKSDALWTASLTDSYARLSTRLTEVPVSEARQNTSPPPAPMASANEQTPIATISISRIALKLPVLEGATRINMRHAAVHMPETGTLGQAGNAAIAAHRARTSGRLFNRLNELKIGDKIVVNTRGNQYVYSVYSLKVVDPTDVSVLKSFKKQKLLTLITCDPLVNPTHRLIVQAKLST, encoded by the coding sequence TTGCTGCGTCTGCGTAAACTTTCCTACGTATTCATTGTGTTAGGCTTACTTTTTATTTTGTTTCCTAAAGCGACGGAATGGAATGAGGATCGGGAACAAAGCAAGCTATTAAAAACAGCCGAGCTACCAACAGGAAAAAGCGATGCGCTATGGACCGCCAGTCTTACGGACAGCTATGCTCGCTTGTCTACTCGTCTTACGGAAGTTCCGGTTAGTGAAGCGCGACAAAATACTTCCCCACCCCCTGCTCCCATGGCAAGCGCTAATGAACAAACTCCCATAGCCACTATTAGTATAAGTCGTATTGCTTTAAAGCTCCCTGTGTTGGAAGGCGCAACGAGGATAAATATGAGACACGCGGCTGTACATATGCCGGAAACGGGGACGCTGGGACAAGCGGGGAATGCCGCCATTGCTGCTCATCGGGCCCGTACCTCTGGACGTTTATTTAATCGTCTAAATGAATTGAAGATTGGGGATAAGATTGTTGTCAACACTCGGGGTAACCAATATGTATATAGCGTTTATAGCCTGAAGGTGGTTGATCCTACGGACGTGTCTGTTCTAAAAAGCTTCAAAAAACAAAAGCTGCTCACGCTGATTACATGTGACCCTCTCGTCAACCCCACCCATCGTCTCATTGTTCAGGCCAAACTAAGCACCTAA
- a CDS encoding LPXTG cell wall anchor domain-containing protein has translation MRTKINVMIIALLLIVQNFFSVTLAYADAPAPELPQSAVSDPNHTVTDAVYVVPNLEPPREIPSNTVPFVQGATSSKSQHDAAPQSILTKLSLTDEAGRVIDAVYSPDSQFDIGSAIQLGYEWELPDNTYKSGDTFTFHLPEQFVIYTDISSPLVTTDGTVGYFTVDRQGKVIMTFNQYVENHSNVSGKLQIKTEFTKEMMKGSTEIIIAIPIKGGVQTVIVNVKPQSGPTLSKQGKIAGTNQIDWTIDVNKQLNTVKHALITDPIPSGLELRRDSIRLYHLQVNIDGSTVVRDLVNASEYAIEADQARTGFVIRFQDDSINTAYQIQYSTRIIGDETRFSNTATLSGDAIENVVATATVQVERGEFLSKKVEKYDHSTQTLSWAIRYNFSETKIPEAKALLIDHFNKTQELLPGSLKVFKGNTLEELPSWAYTVIPVDYPDRNGFKLQFNFDVDSAYTIRYQTQARGRVYDNGKVTNIITSDGTQKIVSTEIISGVMTKMYDTPNYNTKIIPWVITINTDLYIMKNIVIQDVFPNGGLALLPDTLKIQSVDGTTELRAPTDYELIPLSQDYKQGFTLIFHKAIQKAYTIKYSTTYNNDWKTDTTKPEFRNKSHIEYQFEDGERSSQEVECPIWPDFMTQRNGAKQGSYNATSKLITWDIKANYNRKILNHAEVRDPLLQGQKLLPASVKVYDMTLLGWWDGVQKGAEIPADQYTIIPPSEQNGNELRIQFKNKIQTPYWITFQTSLEGELIEKEIHNQALLLDGQKTVSEWAAQVTVPHGGEYVSKVGTQNGNKIDWSIRINEGQSHVSNAKIIDQPSSNQILIEDSFHLYSTIIAANGNTTKGTELIRNQDYKLYIKTDAQGQQTFELTFAKDISTAFILEYQSFIHAEDKAKVSNKVAFEGDRLTTELRETSQEIIVRTSSGSGSGGGVTESLELTKVDQDMPDKVLPGAQFALYDKGQKRAPLIQTTNQEGKIIFSSLLHDDYILEELAAPEGYKITEGKLEIKIDATLRQSSGVKRVVITNRKEKKNDPEPPVDPGTPTNPTNPSGPGTPTHPNPSPPSGGSGKKHDKDPEIPDIPSIIVPPSLPKSPEDIVPPQEEPAPIPPELPAVMPHQDPPPPVDSKDDPEPKIRLKVPGKEPEEQEDTPAVHQLPQTGESSPVPFYLTGIAMVIWGVFLKFRRTNKK, from the coding sequence ATGAGAACAAAAATAAATGTAATGATCATTGCCTTATTGCTCATTGTCCAAAACTTTTTCAGCGTAACGCTGGCTTACGCAGATGCTCCAGCCCCAGAACTGCCGCAGAGTGCTGTATCCGATCCTAACCATACCGTTACGGATGCTGTATACGTTGTCCCAAACCTTGAACCTCCTAGGGAGATTCCTTCAAACACGGTTCCCTTCGTTCAAGGAGCAACCAGTTCAAAGTCTCAACATGATGCAGCTCCGCAGAGCATATTAACGAAGTTGAGCCTGACCGACGAAGCAGGGCGTGTCATTGATGCGGTATATAGTCCAGACAGCCAATTCGACATCGGATCAGCCATCCAACTAGGCTATGAATGGGAGCTTCCTGACAATACCTATAAGTCAGGGGACACCTTCACCTTTCATTTACCAGAACAGTTTGTCATCTACACTGATATCTCATCTCCACTAGTCACTACCGACGGAACCGTGGGATACTTCACAGTAGATCGTCAGGGCAAGGTGATCATGACCTTTAACCAATATGTAGAGAATCATTCCAATGTCAGCGGCAAACTGCAAATCAAAACCGAGTTTACGAAAGAGATGATGAAAGGCAGTACAGAGATCATCATTGCGATTCCGATCAAAGGCGGGGTACAAACGGTCATCGTGAATGTAAAACCCCAGTCAGGGCCAACCCTAAGCAAACAAGGGAAAATAGCTGGCACCAATCAGATTGACTGGACCATTGATGTGAACAAACAGCTAAACACCGTAAAGCATGCCCTCATCACCGATCCAATTCCTTCAGGGTTGGAACTCAGAAGAGACTCTATCCGGCTCTATCATCTACAAGTCAATATCGACGGCTCGACCGTTGTTCGAGACCTAGTGAATGCAAGTGAATATGCCATTGAAGCAGATCAAGCCAGGACAGGGTTTGTGATTCGTTTTCAAGACGATAGCATTAACACGGCCTATCAGATTCAATATTCCACGCGTATTATTGGCGATGAAACTCGTTTCTCCAACACAGCAACGCTTTCAGGAGATGCGATAGAGAACGTTGTTGCTACCGCTACTGTTCAGGTGGAACGTGGTGAATTTTTGTCCAAAAAGGTTGAAAAATATGATCATTCCACACAAACACTCTCGTGGGCCATAAGATATAACTTCAGCGAGACAAAAATTCCCGAAGCCAAAGCTCTTTTAATTGATCATTTCAATAAAACTCAAGAATTGCTGCCCGGTTCTTTGAAAGTATTTAAGGGAAACACACTGGAAGAGCTCCCATCGTGGGCGTATACTGTCATCCCAGTTGATTATCCGGACCGCAACGGCTTCAAACTTCAATTCAACTTCGACGTAGATTCAGCCTATACCATCCGATACCAGACTCAAGCCAGAGGCCGTGTCTATGATAATGGAAAAGTTACAAACATCATAACCTCAGATGGAACCCAGAAGATCGTATCGACGGAAATCATAAGCGGAGTTATGACTAAAATGTATGACACACCCAATTACAACACCAAAATCATACCTTGGGTGATTACCATCAATACAGACTTGTACATCATGAAAAATATTGTCATTCAGGATGTGTTTCCAAACGGGGGCTTGGCCTTGTTACCGGACACCCTAAAAATTCAAAGTGTTGACGGAACAACGGAGCTACGTGCACCCACGGATTATGAGCTGATTCCGCTATCACAGGACTATAAACAAGGATTTACGCTCATTTTTCATAAAGCCATTCAGAAGGCTTATACAATCAAGTATTCAACTACCTATAATAATGACTGGAAAACGGATACGACGAAGCCCGAGTTTCGTAATAAATCCCATATAGAATACCAGTTTGAAGACGGAGAAAGATCATCGCAAGAAGTGGAGTGCCCGATCTGGCCGGACTTTATGACACAACGAAACGGTGCCAAGCAAGGAAGCTATAATGCGACCTCCAAGCTCATTACCTGGGACATTAAAGCTAACTACAATCGCAAGATCCTGAATCACGCGGAAGTGAGAGACCCCTTGTTGCAAGGTCAGAAGTTACTGCCCGCCTCCGTAAAAGTATACGATATGACCTTGCTGGGATGGTGGGATGGCGTACAAAAAGGGGCTGAAATCCCAGCAGATCAATACACCATTATTCCTCCCTCCGAGCAAAATGGTAATGAATTGCGTATCCAGTTCAAAAATAAGATACAGACTCCCTACTGGATTACCTTTCAAACTTCATTGGAAGGAGAACTGATTGAAAAGGAAATCCATAATCAAGCCCTTCTACTGGATGGACAAAAAACTGTCTCCGAATGGGCAGCGCAAGTCACGGTACCCCATGGCGGAGAATATGTATCTAAAGTCGGTACACAAAATGGAAATAAGATTGACTGGAGCATCCGCATCAATGAAGGACAGTCCCATGTATCCAATGCTAAAATTATAGACCAGCCTAGCAGCAATCAAATCTTAATTGAGGATTCCTTTCATTTGTACTCTACAATCATCGCTGCCAACGGAAATACCACCAAGGGCACCGAGTTGATTAGAAACCAAGATTACAAGCTGTATATCAAGACAGATGCTCAAGGCCAGCAAACTTTTGAACTTACTTTTGCTAAGGATATTTCCACTGCTTTTATACTTGAATACCAATCGTTCATTCATGCTGAAGACAAAGCCAAGGTGAGTAATAAGGTTGCCTTTGAGGGGGATCGCTTGACGACAGAACTGCGGGAAACCAGCCAGGAAATCATCGTACGAACGTCTTCCGGCTCCGGTTCTGGCGGGGGTGTGACCGAAAGTCTTGAGCTGACCAAGGTAGATCAGGATATGCCTGACAAGGTACTGCCTGGCGCACAGTTTGCGCTCTATGATAAAGGTCAAAAAAGAGCCCCTCTCATTCAGACCACCAATCAGGAAGGCAAAATCATCTTTTCTTCCTTGCTTCATGACGATTACATCTTGGAAGAATTGGCAGCACCGGAGGGCTATAAAATCACCGAGGGCAAGCTTGAGATCAAAATAGACGCAACACTGCGACAAAGCTCTGGCGTAAAGAGGGTTGTGATCACCAATCGTAAAGAAAAGAAAAACGACCCTGAACCACCTGTAGACCCGGGAACTCCAACAAACCCCACGAATCCCTCAGGACCAGGAACGCCTACTCATCCAAACCCCTCACCCCCGTCCGGAGGCTCAGGTAAAAAACATGACAAAGATCCGGAAATACCCGATATTCCGTCTATAATCGTCCCTCCGTCATTGCCAAAGTCTCCGGAGGACATAGTCCCTCCACAGGAGGAACCTGCGCCTATACCGCCGGAACTGCCAGCCGTCATGCCTCATCAAGATCCTCCTCCTCCGGTGGATTCGAAAGACGATCCCGAACCTAAGATCCGTCTCAAGGTTCCAGGGAAAGAACCTGAAGAGCAGGAAGATACACCTGCGGTCCATCAATTACCCCAAACAGGTGAAAGCAGCCCCGTTCCGTTCTATTTGACAGGCATAGCGATGGTTATATGGGGCGTATTTTTGAAATTCAGACGGACAAACAAAAAATAA
- a CDS encoding cupin domain-containing protein — translation MTKAISPLVTALGMEPHPEGGWYKEMWKAHFQIPKPVLPDVYSGPRFAASSTYFLLHPGEFSEWHVVHSDELWLYHSGSPVELKLGGSGEEPGEETVIIVGADVEAGQHPQALVPGAVWQTARPLGDEPVLVTCVVAPGFHFDDFKLIAKNPTES, via the coding sequence ATGACGAAAGCTATTTCACCGCTAGTAACGGCATTGGGCATGGAGCCCCATCCAGAAGGCGGCTGGTACAAAGAGATGTGGAAGGCCCATTTCCAAATTCCGAAGCCTGTACTGCCGGATGTGTATTCCGGTCCGCGCTTTGCAGCTTCGTCTACGTATTTCTTGCTGCATCCGGGCGAGTTCTCCGAGTGGCATGTGGTCCATTCTGATGAGCTGTGGTTATATCATAGCGGAAGCCCTGTAGAGTTGAAATTGGGTGGAAGCGGAGAAGAGCCTGGTGAAGAAACTGTGATTATCGTCGGTGCGGATGTGGAGGCAGGACAGCATCCACAAGCACTCGTCCCAGGAGCAGTATGGCAAACGGCACGTCCGCTTGGGGATGAGCCCGTGCTGGTAACCTGTGTGGTTGCACCAGGATTCCACTTTGATGATTTCAAGCTGATTGCTAAGAATCCAACTGAATCATGA